One Drosophila subpulchrella strain 33 F10 #4 breed RU33 chromosome 2R, RU_Dsub_v1.1 Primary Assembly, whole genome shotgun sequence genomic window, TATGTTTCTGCAAATATGTTGAATGTAAAATATTACGCATATCACGTAACAAAAAACAAGCTTTATAAAACCTTTGTGTACTTCTTCAATTATTTAACAAAAGGACACATAAATAACTCCTGAATTTTGCACAATCCTTTAAAAAGTACAGTTGCCTCCGATGAGTATGCAAATCCCTGGTAAAACCGATTCAGTTTGATGCCTACGCCCGCTTTAACTAATTCAGAAGACAACGGGAATGCCCATCCATCCATGTTTGATGCCGTAGATTTATCAAACGAAATATGAAATGAACGAAACGGAATAAACCTACGACAATGGAGTTTGGAGTATGAATGTTTCAGAGGGCATGAGGGGATTTTCGGGGCTCACACACGGCCAATGGAGATGGTGTTCCGTAGCATTTGGGCACACAAAATCCCCTGTAATCCCCGGGAAAATAAAGGGAAAAACAGAGAGAAGTATCGCAATAAAATATGTTAAGTAAATACGAAAGGGGGTGAAAGGACAGGGAAAACTAAACAATAAGCCAAAAAGTACGCTTGATTAAGTTTAACTTCCGGTCTGTTATAAATTGAGCATTTATGTGGGATTTGTTTGCGAAAACAGTTTCTACTTTGTTGGTCCTGGTCCCGGCCAAAAATCTATGGCATCCATCCATCGGCTTGCCAAACGAGACAGATGTTTAGGCCAACTCACATACGCACACTGGCGTATGTCTATTTCCGGCGGAAGTGGTGAATAAAACATGAAACGAAATAAAATGATGGCCCAGAGGCAGAGGTGGAAAAGAGAACTTTTAGTGGCCAAAAGTGAACATCCGTCGGCGAGGCCAGAGATTTTCCTACTGCTTTCGGCATtgttgaattttattttgtttacttGGGCGCAAATGGCTAAATTATTCCTGAACCAGCCAATCGAAGGGtcgaataaaaattaaatggcAACATTTTATCGAGCAATGCAAAGGAGTCTGGCTGCAACTCCTGGCACCTAATATCCGTAgataaaatattcaatttccCCCGATGACAAACTTAGGAAATAACCATCAGAGATTCACCTGCTCGAAAGATAAGTTATAGAACGACCTACTATGCTATTTCTGCAAACATCTGTTAATATTAGGCCATACTGACTTGGCCAATGAACATCTCAAGCAGGCAATTGAGTCGGCAAACTGAATATTATAATCATTCGGTCGTTGAAATCCCAATTATCGTTATTGCCTCCACCACACAAGATATTGCCATCCTTATTTGACCATTAACTGCACTTCAGGGACCGAAATCCATTTTAGAGAGTGCTTCATTAACGATCTGTGGCTTCGTTGACCGCAAATTATTTTACCAGGATTTGCACTTTTGTGCATCTGCAAAGGAGCCAATGCAACTAATtccgaaattccaatttcaAGAGCTTTCAGCCGGATAAGACTCCAAATGGCCAAAAACACTTATGGCCAAGTCTGGCTTaagaatttatatatttctaatCCTCAGCCGATAGAAGATGGTATCAATATTGCTAGTCATttattgaatacatttttatcGAGATTGAAGGAACAAAAGACTAAATCCCACAAGTATAATAGCTTAGGTTGAGAatattttacttattttattgtttgctGTTAGTATGCATAAGTTGATAAGAcagttttacatttttgttggTATTATCGACAATAGTAAGCGATACACTTGCTGCCAAAGCCATAGATGGGATCATATTGTCTTGTGCTGGGAGAACGGGAAGGACAATGCTTAAAGGAGTTGAAGGAGTTAAAAGAGTTGAAGGATTTGAAAGGATTGGACGGCGAACAGGGAAATCTGAAGCTCCTGCAGGTGGGTCTGCACTTTAGGGGATTTGCAAATCTGCAGACCAAATCGTTTGATGGATAGCCCTGCTTCATCTCCATTTTAGGCGGGGGAAAGCTCTTcgatttctttttttctggcTTATTGGCACCGGGTTTCTTTTCTTCTGGTTTTCTCTCAGACGGTTTCTTCTCACTCGGATGCTTCGGTTGCTCGTTCTTCTCAGTGGGGTTCTTCCCACCTGGTTTCTTCTCACCCTGTTCCTTTAAAAGCACCTGGGAAACTCGGCTCTCGAAGACCGCAGTAATTTTGTCATTTGATTTCTTGCCATTGGGTCTTTTTACAGAAGCCTCCTTTCTATTGGTAACCCTCACGTGCACGGTGCTCACATTGTCGTATTCAGAGGGTAATCTCTTCTCTTCTTTTGGCACCTCAGGTGTCATTACCTCATCTTTATCGTCCCAATTGTCACTACTTAACATGACAAAGGGTTTGCTAAGAAGAAAATTAATATCAATGACGTGGTACCTTTAAGGAATTTtagtaaacaaattttaagaAGAGAGAACCTTATAGGACTGTCTTTTTATAATcaacaaaaatcaaaaaacaaaatgtaaaaTGTTGGTATTTGATTTTCTTGTTCATTATAAGATGGTTTTTTACAACAACCCTACCTTGCATCATCATTGTTGGCAATAGAGGTGTTTTGTTCAGACTTCGTAGCGCTGCTTTGGGGCGACAATGGTGGACTGATATCCCTTCCGGATTCAGAGCGGCTCATGTCTTCCCTGGGTGTGCGGTAAATGGACTTATGGGAAGACGGAGTTCCTCGAGAGGGTGTAAGTGAAATGGGTGATCGGGGGGTAGCTGATCGGGGGGTAGCTGTTCGGGGGGTAGCTGATCGGGAAGTAGGTGATCGGGAAGTAGCTGATCGGGGAGTGGGTGTACGAGTCTTCGATAAGCGCGATGCTGGTGATCCCGGCGCACTTCTGCCCTTCTTAGTGGATCTCCTCACAGTCTCCTTAGTGTCACCAAAATCACGCTCAAAGGTCTCATATTGGTGGTAGAGCAGTTCCCCCGTTTCAGCTTTAGAATCGGCTTTGGGAACTTCCGCCTTTGCAGACTCCACCATGGACTCCAACTCCGACTGGCGCAGCGTTCGAAGGGGTGTCATGTTATCTTCTTTGGACTCGTCTTTAATGATAgtattttcttgtttttcctCCTGTAACTTTTTTCCAGTCGGAGTCTCTGCGATGCGTTCACGGGCCCCGGTTGGGAAATGGGTGACGGACTGAATTCGTTCCGTGTAAATGTCCTTTGCGCCGGTCTTATGCTTCACCTCCACTTCCTTTGTCGTAAGTTCGGTGACCGCTATATATTCAACCGATGAATCTTTATCCTCCTCGGAAGTTGGTGACTGGATCTGGTCTTTTGTGCTCTTACACTCCGTCTCATCCGTTTGAACGCCCATTTCATGGGTTACACAGTAGCAGGGTCTTCTTCTCATTCCATTGTAATGATCGTCTTCAAAATCTTCTTGGTATATATTTATAGGATGTTTTTGGAACAAGATTCCAGGAGGTCGCTGTAAATAGTTTCGCGGAGATTGTTGACCTAAGTTTTGAGTAGGCACCTGGTAACAACACTTTCGAGGAGATTGCTGTGAAAATTGCTGGGAAGTTTGCTGTGGAATTTGCTGCCGATATTCCTGGTTAGCTTGCCCAGGAGAATGCTGCCCATAGATCATTTTTCTAAGAGGCTGGCAATTCCGATTTGGAGGAAGTTCTTGGGGAAGTTTCTGAGGGTTTCCCTGGTGGAAATTCTGAGAAACTTCCTGAGGAACTAATCTCTTCGGCCAGCAAGGTCGTTGACAATTGTCAAATGACGGTTGATTCTCCTTCGGCAAACCACCCATGTTGCAGCATTTTGCGGAGGGGGTGCACTTTTCTTGGCAATTCATCAGGGGACTGGACATATGCATTTCAAACCGGCAACGTGGACATTGGCATGGTTCACACATTGATCTGCAGTCTTGCATTCTTATAGCCATTGTTTTAACAACACTTATCACGTATCATTGAACAACGGTCAACGAGGACTTTCAGGCTTCAAACACACTAATTTTACTTTGGAAAAACATCGAAAAGGTTGTTTTTTAGATGGAACAGACAAGGCATGCctgcaaatttttaaaaatctttatttttcaGATTAAACTAGAGAATTTACAAAGAAGAAATATGATAATTAGCTTTGAAATAGGAGGTTCTATCATTTTGATTCTCAGACGCTAGTGTTTTTCTAAGAATGTTTCTAAATTTAGGAAAGGCTTTATTCCTGAAGCTCAGAGTTTAGAAAAGTTAATCATAAGAACCTCTGACTTTAGCATTCATGTTTAGCTCATGACACAAAAACTTGTTTTTATTCCCCACATGTTCTGATCGAGAACTTTTGATTTTTGCAACACATTTTTTTAGAAACTATAAATTGTAGAGTACAAAATTTGGACACGGAACCACCATGAGTTTCCACAAAAAGTTGAATGACTTCCATCGGAGGTTGGACTTGGCCAAATGGTATATGGGCGTGTCCACTCAACAGGAGACGGTGATGTTAACCATGTCGGAGAGCCTTCGTGATGACTTTGAGCAGGGAACGGGTGAGAAGATGTTCAAGGCCCTGATTGCTCTGGGAGTCCAACCGGTGATATCCAAGAAGAAGATCAGTCGGATGGTTCAGCTGAGCAGGAACAATATCCTGGCCTTTCTCTACTTTGTGATGGAGGGCTACTACAAGACGTGCCAGAAGGATGGTGTCTATAGCATTAACGAACAGTTGCTGATGAATGCCATAGCCAAGATCGATATGTTGGCCACCATTCGAGGTCTGGACACTGTGCTGCCGAGACCTCCAAAAAAAATACCCGAGTTCGAAACTCAGTCGCTGGATTCCGTCAGCGAAGCAGAGCGTCCATCGAAGAAGCGCTCCAAGAAGTCCCCCTACTTCCAAAGTCAACCGAAACCCGTTCAGAGAACCTCCTGTTTGACCACCAAGCTTCCGGACTTTGTGGTATCCTTTAAGTTTTGGCCCAACAACGGACCTCCTAATTATGGCAAGGACGAGGAGGAGCCTTGGTATGCCCTCTACCGACTGAATCCTGGCCAGCGTTTGATCAAGAAAACCCTCTCGGAGACTCTGGAACGATATTTTAAGCTGGGTGGCTTAGAGGGAAATCAGGAGGAGGAAGAGGGTAAGCCCAAGAGTAGGGAACCCGAGGCAAATATGTGCCTGGTGCACAAAGGTCTGGTGGTGCAATCGCAGCTCTTGAGGGATGAACTGGCGGTCAAGGCAAGGGATCGCTGCCTAGAACTCCTCGACGTGGCCGAACCGTATCGAAAACTCAGGAAGGCGAGGATTGTGGCCCAGTTGGAGCACGACATCGATATAATCATGGCACGCCATCGCAATGCGATGCACTGCGACCAGACCAAAGTGCTGACCATTGAGAATGCCGATTGCGTCCTGTGCCAGAAGATGTTGGTATCGCAGCCCTGGCCAGATCCCAAGGATCAGGGTAATCTGGCCCTGGTGGGCGAGGACATCAGTGTGGCCCACACGGCAGCCATCGATACTTACCGGGGAAAGAGACTCGAGGGAGGAGGAGTCAAGCCGGTAAGTTTTAAATCGGTTGTACCACTTTCCAATATCTGTTTTACATTATTAAATGGTTGAAACTACCTAAACCTTTCCTTTACAGAAAAATAAGGATAAGAAGGGTAAGAAGGCAAAAAAGGTAGAGCCTCCGCCGGAACCTCCGAAAGAAGAGCCCAAGAAGGTATCGACCTGGAAGCCTCCACCTCGCAAGCTGGGCAACAGTGCCTTCCGTGTACATAACATCGACTTCAATGAGGAATCCTTGGAGAAATGTAGGACCATACTAGATCCCTTGGATTGCGAGCTTCCTCCGGCGCCAAGAAAGTCGGCTGTATCATTTGTTTTGGCCAAAGGAAAAATCCAATCGAACTCCGAAACGTGCAAAATGCGAGCCCCCACAAAGCAGGTGAAGAAGAAGTTCTTCCGAGGACCGCGATCCAATAAGCCCTACAAGTTCAAGTACCATCGGGTCTTCCAAACCGGTCAACCCAGACCCTTTGACTTGAAAAAGATAGTGACCAAGTCGTTTGTCAAGGCGTTGGGTAAATCGGAGGAAGAACGTGGGCATAATTCATGTAATTATGACTGCCTAATAAGGGAGATGATGATTGAGGACGAGGTGCCTCCGGAAAATGAAATGGAGAAGAAAGTTGCTCCAGAGCCACAAGCCCCACAAGCCCCACAAGCCCCAGTCGACCTATTCGATGATCTTGATGGGGACATGACCTCCGATGACAGTCGGGAGACCCTGGATCATTCAAGCAACCACAGCTGTCGAAGCCGTGTGGATTACAAGGCGGAGATTGTGGATGCGGTGGTGCGCTGTGCCAACGCCATTTGGCAGAAGCAGGCCACCATGAAGCGGGGCGAGATGGAGCGAATGGGTAGGATGACCCCGCGAAAGGCTCTCACCTACAAGGAGACCAACCAGTTCGATCCCGACAATGCGGAACAGATGAACCAGTTGCTTAAGGATGGCCTTCGAGCTCTGCGGAAGGAACCTCGCTTTGTGCTGGCCAGTCTGCCGGAGGCCCACAAGTTGCCCATTCTGAGGGAGTGGGTCAAGAGGAGGTACGGAAAGACCTACAGCCAGAAGGAGCTCGACGAGAGTATTTTGGAGGCGAACCGGATTTTCGAATTGGTCTCCATATGCCAGAGCAGTCCCCCCGATCCGGATCTCATGGGTATTGATCGTCTGCCCAGATCCCACGAGAACTTTGACAACTACAAACGGATCAAGAATAAGGTGAGTCCTTTAAAAGtagttaaaatttaattaatatattagtATATAACATTCCAAATATAGTAATTAAAGGTTAAGCAACTAAAGATTAAAATCTATCTTGCTCTTTGCAGGCTGCTATCGTGAAGCAAACCTTCCATGACCAGCTGAACGAGCGTTACTTGGAGACCGTGGGTTCCGCCTGGTATGCGATGGGCAACTATTTGGTACCCGGGGGACCTCCTCGCAGGACCTTTTTCGCCTACATAGCCTCGAACCCGCAGGAGATAATGCGAGCGAAGGTCTGGAACGGAGAGTATCGAAATAACCGCGCCTTCCGTGAGAAGAGGAAGGAACAGGAGAGGCTTTTGGGCAAGCTGGATAGTTAGAAATAAAAACACTTTGGTATTTGAATCTCAGATGTATTTGGGTTTGTTGCGGGCCACTCTCTTCCCGGTGATTCCCTTGCTGGCCAAATACTCCAGGATGGAGCGCTTGGTGTGCGCCCTAAGTTGGCAGACGTCGAACTCGAGCTCCTTGTTGCAACTTTCGGAGTTTTCCATCCTTCGGATTAGGTGAATAACATGGAGCAGCACTTCGCCGTCCAGCTGTTGAATTTTGGCATGCAAATCTAGATCCTCTTCGGTGGTGAAAGGATTCTGGTGACTTACAGGTCCTGAGAAGGCGGGCGAAGACCATTCTGGGGGACTT contains:
- the LOC119551820 gene encoding uncharacterized protein LOC119551820: MSFHKKLNDFHRRLDLAKWYMGVSTQQETVMLTMSESLRDDFEQGTGEKMFKALIALGVQPVISKKKISRMVQLSRNNILAFLYFVMEGYYKTCQKDGVYSINEQLLMNAIAKIDMLATIRGLDTVLPRPPKKIPEFETQSLDSVSEAERPSKKRSKKSPYFQSQPKPVQRTSCLTTKLPDFVVSFKFWPNNGPPNYGKDEEEPWYALYRLNPGQRLIKKTLSETLERYFKLGGLEGNQEEEEGKPKSREPEANMCLVHKGLVVQSQLLRDELAVKARDRCLELLDVAEPYRKLRKARIVAQLEHDIDIIMARHRNAMHCDQTKVLTIENADCVLCQKMLVSQPWPDPKDQGNLALVGEDISVAHTAAIDTYRGKRLEGGGVKPKNKDKKGKKAKKVEPPPEPPKEEPKKVSTWKPPPRKLGNSAFRVHNIDFNEESLEKCRTILDPLDCELPPAPRKSAVSFVLAKGKIQSNSETCKMRAPTKQVKKKFFRGPRSNKPYKFKYHRVFQTGQPRPFDLKKIVTKSFVKALGKSEEERGHNSCNYDCLIREMMIEDEVPPENEMEKKVAPEPQAPQAPQAPVDLFDDLDGDMTSDDSRETLDHSSNHSCRSRVDYKAEIVDAVVRCANAIWQKQATMKRGEMERMGRMTPRKALTYKETNQFDPDNAEQMNQLLKDGLRALRKEPRFVLASLPEAHKLPILREWVKRRYGKTYSQKELDESILEANRIFELVSICQSSPPDPDLMGIDRLPRSHENFDNYKRIKNKAAIVKQTFHDQLNERYLETVGSAWYAMGNYLVPGGPPRRTFFAYIASNPQEIMRAKVWNGEYRNNRAFREKRKEQERLLGKLDS
- the LOC119551821 gene encoding neurofilament medium polypeptide isoform X1, yielding MAIRMQDCRSMCEPCQCPRCRFEMHMSSPLMNCQEKCTPSAKCCNMGGLPKENQPSFDNCQRPCWPKRLVPQEVSQNFHQGNPQKLPQELPPNRNCQPLRKMIYGQHSPGQANQEYRQQIPQQTSQQFSQQSPRKCCYQVPTQNLGQQSPRNYLQRPPGILFQKHPINIYQEDFEDDHYNGMRRRPCYCVTHEMGVQTDETECKSTKDQIQSPTSEEDKDSSVEYIAVTELTTKEVEVKHKTGAKDIYTERIQSVTHFPTGARERIAETPTGKKLQEEKQENTIIKDESKEDNMTPLRTLRQSELESMVESAKAEVPKADSKAETGELLYHQYETFERDFGDTKETVRRSTKKGRSAPGSPASRLSKTRTPTPRSATSRSPTSRSATPRTATPRSATPRSPISLTPSRGTPSSHKSIYRTPREDMSRSESGRDISPPLSPQSSATKSEQNTSIANNDDASKPFVMLSSDNWDDKDEVMTPEVPKEEKRLPSEYDNVSTVHVRVTNRKEASVKRPNGKKSNDKITAVFESRVSQVLLKEQGEKKPGGKNPTEKNEQPKHPSEKKPSERKPEEKKPGANKPEKKKSKSFPPPKMEMKQGYPSNDLVCRFANPLKCRPTCRSFRFPCSPSNPFKSFNSFNSFNSFKHCPSRSPSTRQYDPIYGFGSKCIAYYCR
- the LOC119551821 gene encoding neurofilament medium polypeptide isoform X2, with amino-acid sequence MAIRMQDCRSMCEPCQCPRCRFEMHMSSPLMNCQEKCTPSAKCCNMGGLPKENQPSFDNCQRPCWPKRLVPQEVSQNFHQGNPQKLPQELPPNRNCQPLRKMIYGQHSPGQANQEYRQQIPQQTSQQFSQQSPRKCCYQVPTQNLGQQSPRNYLQRPPGILFQKHPINIYQEDFEDDHYNGMRRRPCYCVTHEMGVQTDETECKSTKDQIQSPTSEEDKDSSVEYIAVTELTTKEVEVKHKTGAKDIYTERIQSVTHFPTGARERIAETPTGKKLQEEKQENTIIKDESKEDNMTPLRTLRQSELESMVESAKAEVPKADSKAETGELLYHQYETFERDFGDTKETVRRSTKKGRSAPGSPASRLSKTRTPTPRSATSRSPTSRSATPRTATPRSATPRSPISLTPSRGTPSSHKSIYRTPREDMSRSESGRDISPPLSPQSSATKSEQNTSIANNDDASSDNWDDKDEVMTPEVPKEEKRLPSEYDNVSTVHVRVTNRKEASVKRPNGKKSNDKITAVFESRVSQVLLKEQGEKKPGGKNPTEKNEQPKHPSEKKPSERKPEEKKPGANKPEKKKSKSFPPPKMEMKQGYPSNDLVCRFANPLKCRPTCRSFRFPCSPSNPFKSFNSFNSFNSFKHCPSRSPSTRQYDPIYGFGSKCIAYYCR